The DNA segment TTTAAAAAAACTAGTGTATTCTGGTAATGCTACTTTGGTAACTACTGATTCAAGAACTCCATCAGCAAAATTTAGTAACCCTTTTCAAGCTGTTTTTCAAGCAGGTATGGATTATAAATTTAGCCCTGAAATGATTTTTGAAGTAAGTCAAATTGCGGGTGTAACTACTACTGAACGTCCATATGCATTTGGTCGTCCTTCTGGAGGAGGTGGTACAGCTTATCCGCCAAAAGCCTATGGACAAATGCGTTTTTTTCCAACTTATTACTTTGGAATGTTTGACAATAAAGATTTAAGACGTGATGTAACGGTTACTACAACAGGCTTAGGTGGATCCGCAGACGAAAAAATGATTTCATTCAAAAAAGGAAGTACTATTGCAGGTGGAGGTTTGTCACTAAACAAATGGGATTATTCTCGTATGACAGACAAAACCAATGCCATTAAGCAGAGAATTACAGGTATCAATGCGCCTTATATGCGTTTGGGAGACATGATATTGTTGTTGGCAGAAACCTATTCTGTTTTGGGTGACGATGCCAATGCTAAAGCTGAATTATTAAAAGTTCGTAAGCGTGCATTTTTATCAACAGATCCTGAATATACTGCAAAGACCACAACCTACGTAAACAGCAAATCTGGGGCAACACTTTTGGCAGCCATTCAAGACGAAAGAGCTTTTGAGCTAGGTGGAGAAGGTCAACGTAAAATGGATTTGGTTCGTTGGGGACTTTTAGGTAAAAAAGTAAATGAACTTCAATCTCAAATGACGGCTATGGCCGATGCGCTTCGTGCCAGTGGTTCTTATACTTTTCCAAATGGCAACGTGATTTCTGATTATATCTATACTAAAGATGTTAAACTAACAGACGCTCAAGCTTTAGGATTAAACGATATTTTAACAGGTAATACTTATGTTTCTGAAACCGATCCATTGTATCCGCTATTGTTTCCAGGTTGGAGAGGTACAGCCACGGATTGGGTAGCTCCTTCGACAACAACATTAAAGAAAACAATGTTGGCAATAAAAGGATTATTCAAACCTTTGACTTCTACAGAAGCTACAGCTGCCATAGCAGCGGGTTACAAGAAAGTAAATTATGGAGTAGATCTTGTTAGTGACGTAACTAAACCATGGGAAGTAAATGTTAACGGAGTGTTTGGAGGATATCTTCCTGCGGATTTCACTGCTAATTATTCGCCTCTGTATTTAGTAGCGATTCCTGCTGAAACTATTAGGGTGTCAGGAGGGAAAGTGTCTAATAATTATGGTTTCCCAAATCAATAAATTCATTTGATATACAGTTTGTTTAAATCCGCCTTAGGGCGGATTTTTTTGTTTTAAAATAAAAAGAATGCTGTTGAATCTTTTAATCTTGTGCAAATACTGTTAGATTTGTAAATCCAATATTGTAAATCTAATATATAATGACCTTCACTGCCATAGATTTTGAAACCGCCACGGCCTATCATCCCTGTTCTGTTGGAATCGTTACCGTAGAAAACGGAGTTGTTGTTGACGAATATGTCACCTTAATCAAGCCGCCAAAAAACGAATATTCACATTTTACAATAGCGGTTCACGGAATTTATCCACGAGACACGGTGAACGCAAAAACCTTTGCCCAAGTGTATCCCGAAATTAAAAAACGACTCCAAAACAGGATTGTTGTGGCTCATAACGAGAGTTTCGACCGTAATGTTTTGGTCAAATCAATGGCGCTTTACGGCTTGGATTATGAAGAGTTGAATATTGGCTCCAGATGGGAATGCACCGTAAAAATTTACAAAGCCAAAGGACTAAAACCAACCAAATTGAGTGATTGCTGTCGCGAAATGAATATTAAATTAAACCACCACGAAGCCTTGTCTGATGCTCGGGCTTGCGCCAAATTATATTTGCTGAGATAAATTTCTCACAGTTATATTTTTTCATTACTTTAGTATTCAATCTAAAAGTCTGAAAATGAAAGAAGATTTTCTCCATTACCTCTGGAAATTCAAGAAGTTCGACACCTTGAATCTAAAAACTTTCAACGGAGAGGAAATCACCATCATCAATGTGGGACAGTATTTAGAACTCGCCGGTCCCGATTTTTTCAATGCACAAATTTCCATTGGGAATCAAAAGTGGGCTGGAAATGTGGAAATCCATCTAAAATCCTCGGATTGGTATGTGCATCATCATGAACGAGACGAAGCCTATGAAAACGTAATCCTGCACGTGGTTTGGGAACACGACACCGAAATTTTCAGGAAAAATAATACCGAAATCCCGGTTCTGGAACTCAAGAAATACGTCGATACAGAAACAATCTCCAATTATCAATCCTTGACAACTCCAAAGTCCTGGATTTTTTGCGAGAAGCAATTGGCGGAAATCCCGCAATTTATAGTAAAGAATTGGCAGGAACGTTTGTTTTTTGAAAGATTGGAAAGAAAATCAAATCCGATTTTCGAATTATTGGAACAAACCAACCACGATTGGGAAGGGGTTTTGTTTTGTCTTTTGGCCAAGAATTTCGGCTTGAATGCCAATGGCGAAATCTTTTTGAAAATCGCCCAATCCATCCCTTTTTCCATTATACGCAAAGAAAGTTTCGAAGGCGAAAATTTGGAAGCCTTGCTTTTGGGAAATGCCGGTTTATTGGATTCTGAAAAAGAAGACAACTATTTCAAGGATTTGAAATTCCGATATTTTTATTTGTTGCACAAATACCAATTGGAGAAAAAAATCATTGAGCCAGTCCAGTTTTTCAAGCACCGTCCCGATAATTTCCCAACGATTCGATTGTCGCAATTGGCTGGTTTATATCACGGTCAGCAAAATTTGTTTTCAAAAATAAGCGTTTTGACTTCGATACAAGCTATTTACGAAACCTTCGATATTTCGGCTTCGGATTATTGGCAAAGTCACTATCAGTTTGATAAAGAAAGTCCCAAAAAGAAGAAACATCTTTCCAAATCCTTTATTGATTTAATCATGATTAATACCATCATCCCGCTTCAATTTGCTTATGCCAAAAGTCGAGGAAGAGAGATTTCGGAAGACTTAATCCAGATTTTAGAGGACGTGGCTCCTGAAAAAAATGCAATTATGGACAAATTCAGTTCTTTTGGAATAAAATCAAGGAATGCATTTGAATCCCAATCCTTGTTGCAGCTCAAAAACGAGTATTGCAATAAGAGTCGTTGCCTGGATTGTGCCATCGGAACAGAATTATTGAAAAAAAGTTGATTTGGCAATTCGTTGATTCTAGAATTGTGTAATTTTGCTTCAAACTTCAAAATATGTCAGCAGTAATACAACTCAAGTATTTTTTTGAAAAATATGGCTTTCATGTTTCCTCCCGTCTTGCCGATAAATTGGGAATGCGCGTGACCAGCGTGCGTTTGTTTTTTATTTATATTTCGTTTGTCACGGCTGGATTGTGGTTTGGCGTTTATTTAACGCTGGCTTTCTGGATTCGATTGAAGGATTTGGTTCGAGCCAAAAGGACTTCGGTTTTTGATTTGTAACCAACTTTTAAAAATATATAAAAGGGATTATAAAGTAGTTTTGCTTTATAATCCCTTTTTAGTTTAGAATTTAGATTGCCAATCTTGATTTCTTGAAGCTGTAAGCATAAATCAAAGCATGCAAAGCCGCAAAAAATAACGAAAAATAGAACAAGAAATGGTCGTCTATAGTAGGGTCGTTGTGGTGAATAAAAGCAATCACTATAAGTGCCAATACCATTCCCAAGCCTGAAGCCGCAACGGTTTTGTAGCTATTCAAACTAAAATGACCTTTATTCAAATGGCTGTTTTTCATTCCGTAGAACAAGTACAAATCAAATCCAATCATCATCCAAACGATAAGACGAATCCAGGTGTCTAAAGGTAAAAACACCATCATGAAAAGACAAACGGCAATACCGGCAATGGGTACAAAGGGAACAAAAGGCGTTTTGAAACCTCTTGGTGCCTCCGGCATTTTTTTACGCATGATAAGGACTCCCACACAAACCAGAATGAAGGCAAATAAAGTTCCAATGCTGGTCATTTCTCCAACAACTCTTGCGGGAACAAAAGCGGCAAAAAGGCTCACGATGATCATGAACAACAAGTTGTTTTTGGCCGGAGTCCTGAATTTTGGATGCACTTCCGAAAAAACTTTTGGCATCAAGCCGTCTTTACTCATGGAGAAAAACACCCTGCTTTGCCCCATCAGCATCACTAAAATTACGGAAGAATAACCGCCTAGAATAGCCAATAAAATAGCATTGTTTAGCCAAGGATAAGCCGGAGTGATCATTCCGTCAGGGCCAGCATTTCCCATCGCTTCAACGGCAACGGCAACGGGTGCAATTCCGTCTTTTCCTGCAAAGGCTTGGTAATTTACGACTCCAGTCATCACGTGGGCAAATAAAATGTAAAGCACCGTGCAAATTCCCAAGGACAACAATATCCCAATCGGCATGTCTCTTTTAGGATTCTTGGCTTCCTGTGCCGCTGTCGAAACGGCATCAAAACCAATGTAGGCAAAAAACACGATGGCTGCTGCCCTGATGATTCCGGAGAATCCAAATTCTCCAAAATTTCCGGTATTTTCGGGAATATACGGAGTGTAATTTTCGGGTCTGATGTATTGCCATCCTACGGCGATAAATACTAAAACCACCGATACTTTAAGTAAAACGATAATTCCATTTACAAAAGAGGATTCCTGGGTTCCGCGTATTAAAAGGAAAGACATTATCATGACAATTAAAACGGCAGGAACATTGATGATGCCACCTTCAAAAGGCGAAAGTAAATAGGCATCCGGGATATGAATGCCGTAGCCTTCTAAAAATTTCCCTAAATACCGGGACCAACTAATGGAAACCGTTGCTGCTCCCACGGCATATTCCAGAACTAAATCCCAGCCAATAATCCAGGCAACAAATTCGCCCATTGTGGCAAAAGAATAAGTGTAGGCACTTCCCGCAACCGGAATCATCGAGGAGAATTCGGCATAACATAAACCGGCAAAAACACAGCCAAATGCGGCTACAAGAAAGGAAATGGTTATGGCAGGACCTGCATTTGCCGATGCGGCCAATCCGGTTATGGAAAATAATCCAGCACCGATAATGGCACCAACTCCAAGGGCAACCAATCCTGATGCGCTTAATGTTTTCTTCAATCCTTTTTCAGAATCGGCAGCTTCTGCCAAAAGCTGGTTTAATGGTTTTCTTTTCCAAATAGACATACTTATTTCGAGTTACTGTTAATATGTTCCAAATATATTGTTTTTTTAACGCAGTAACTATTAGGAAAACTTCATTTTTAAAATTGTTTTTATTTTTTTTTCTTAAGAGAAATGTTTTTTTTCATAGAATATTTCTTATATTTATATTTTGAAAAGTGTTTTCTGAATGAATTTTAAAACAATAAAATCTTCTTTTACGTTTTCACGCGGACAACGCGTTGGGATTTTTCTATTGTTTGCGATAATCATTGCTTTGCAATTGGCTTATTTTTTTGTTGATTTTAGTTCTGTTTCTAATGATTCTCCCGAAAAGCAGAAGTGGCTTTCCTTGCAACCACAAATTGATTCGATGAAACAGGATAAGCTTAATTATGTTCCGAAGATTTATCCATTCAACCCCAATTTCATTTCGGATTATAAATGCTATAAACTCGGAATGTCGGTTCCGGAAATCGACCGACTTTTGGCTTTTCGAAAACAAAACAAATACGTGAATTCACCCGAAGAATTTCAAGCTGTGACCAAAGTTTCAGATTCTTTGTTGAATGCTATTTCTCCTTATTTTAAATTTCCGGATTGGGTGCAGCACAAGAAGCAATTCAAAGAGTATAAAAACTATTCCAATATGGCTTTCGCCAAAAAGGAGAAAATTACCATTATTGACATCAATCAAGCAACCCAAGAAGATTTAATAAAGATTTATGGAATTGGTGAGGCAATTTCGCTTCGGATTTTGAAATTCAAGGAAAATCTTGGCGGTTTTGTTTCTATGGAACAAATGAAAGATGTTTGGGGATTATCGCCTGAAGTCATCGAAAATTTGAATTCCCATTTTAAAGTTGCGGTGCTTCCCAACGTGAAAAAAGTGGACATAAATAATGCGTCCATAAAGGAATTATCCCAGTTTCCGTATTTCAATTATCAACTTGCCAAGCAGATTGTGACTTTCAGAAGCATGAATGGCGATTTTAAAAATGTTGACGATTTAACAAAAATTAAAGGTTTGTCTATTGAAAAGGCAAAAATTATAGCCTTATATTTGAACTTTTAAAATTCTTACCCTTTTTACAATGAACTTTGACTATAGCGAAACGCAAACAATGATAGCCGAATCTGCAAGAGATTTTGCAGAAAAATATATTAGACCACATATTATGGAGTGGGATGAATCTCAAAAATTCCCGGTTCCATTATTTAAAAAAATGGGCAAAATGGGTTTTATGGGCGTTTTAGTTCCTGAAGAACTCGGTGGTTCAGGTCTAGGATATCACGAATATATTGCAGTTGTTGAGGAAATTTCAAAAGTAGATCCATCTATAGGTTTATCGGTGGCAGCGCATAATTCATTATGTACGAATCATATTTTGACTTTTGGAAACGAAGAACAAAAGAAAAAATGGATTCCAAAATTAGCTTCTGGCGAGCATATTGGTGCTTGGGGATTGACCGAGCATGGCACAGGCTCTGACGCAGGAGGAATGAATACGACGGCTGTAAAAGATGGTGATTATTGGATTGTAAACGGTTCCAAAAATTTTATTACACACGGAATTTCAGGCGAAATTGCCGTAGTGATTGTGCGTACCGGAAACAAAGGTGATTCTAGAGGAATGACGGCTTTTGTTTTCGAAAAAGGAATGCCGGGATTTACTTCAGGAAAAAAAGCTAATAAATTAGGAATGCGCGCCAGCGAAACTGCTGAATTATTCTTTGATAATTGCCGAATTCCAGATGCCAATAGATTGGGAGAAGTAGGGGAAGGTTTTATTCAATCGATGAAAATTTTGGATGGCGGAAGAATTTCCATAGGAGCACTATCATTAGGGATTGCCAAAGGTGCTTATGAAGCTTCCTTAAAATATTCGAAAGAAAGACATCAGTTTGGTAAAGCGATAAGTGAATTTCAAGCAATAGCGTTCAAACTTGCCGATATGGCTACCGAAATCGAAGCCTCAGAATTGTTGTTGCACAAAGCGGCCTTCTTGAAAAATAAAAGTCGCAATATGACAACCCTCGGTGCAATGAGCAAAATGTATTCTTCTGAAGTTTGTGTGAAAGTTTCGACTGATGCTATTCAAATTCACGGTGGTTACGGTTATACAAAAGATTATCCCGTAGAGAAATTCTTTCGAGATTCTAAACTGTGCACCATTGGAGAAGGGACTACTGAAATTCAAAAATTGGTGATTTCGAGGAATATATTGAAATAAATTTTTAGGATATAATAGTAGTAATTAAAATTATTTAGATAATGATTTTTATAATACTAATTCTATTGATTCCTTTGTTTTTTCAAATTAAATATGGTGTTTCGGCTTTGTCTGATTGGATTGATTTAAAGTTTTGGCAATTGACTTTATTGTGTGTCGGTTCTGAATTTTTATTGTCGTTTGTTTTGACTCCATTTGCTGGGTTTGGTCTTTTAGGAATACCAATAGCATTATTAATCCTCTTTGTGGCTTTGATTCAAAAAACAGCTATAAAATAGTTCAAAATTTATAATTCAAAAATTCAAAATAAAAAGCAACTCCTAAAAAGGGTTGCTTTTGTTGTTAATTCTACTGCCAGCACCCTGTGCCAGGCTCATTTCTTCTTCCTAAAGGTCTATTTTAGATAGGGATTATGCTTATTGACTCTATAGTGAGTCTATACTCAATCTATATTGAATCTATAAGAACAATACTTTTTATAGAGTTAATATAAAAAAACTATAAAATCTATTTAGATTAAATGGTAATAAAACCTTTCTAATGGATTCTTATAGGTATAATAAAGGTTTGACCAAACGAAAGCAGTTGTATGGCGTTCGAATCAATAAGAAATTGCAACTGGGCTTTTTTCATTCAATTTATTTTATGGGTGGGTGAACTATTTTTTTTATTGCATAAAATAATTCGCCATTTGTAACTCGTAATTCATAATTATTTTTTACTTTTGCGCCCTTAACGAGAGGAGGTGATAAAATTATGTTAATTATACCAATTAAAGACGGAGAAAATATCGATAGAGCATTAAAGCGCTATAAAAGAAAATTCGACAAAACTGGAACTGTTCGTCAACTAAGAGCGCGTACTGCTTTTATAAAACCATCAGTTACCAACAGAGCCAAAATTCAAAAAGCGGCTTATATCCAAAACATGAGAGACAACATCGAGAATAGTTAATTATTTTCTGTTGCAATAAAGTACCGTTAGTCATTAAAGTTTAATACCTTTGATACTAACGGTTTTTTTATGGCTAATAATAAGGACGCATTTAGAGATTATCTAGAATTGGAGAAAAAATATTCTCCTCATACCGTAAATGCGTATTTGAATGACATTTGTTTCTTCGAGTCGTTCAATAAAAATCAATTCCATCAAGAAAATATCGACCAAGCAAACTACAGTCAAATCAGGACTTGGATCGTTTCGCTTGTAGATGATGGTATATCGAATGTTTCGGTGAATAGAAAAATGCAATCGTTAAAAGCATATTATAAATTTCTGTTGAAAACGAAGCAGATAGAGGTAAGTCCGTTGCTGAAACATAAA comes from the Flavobacterium limnophilum genome and includes:
- a CDS encoding RagB/SusD family nutrient uptake outer membrane protein, giving the protein MKRKIICLSFLSILMFSSCQDYLEVQSDSKYDSEFVFQSVSEADKALLGAYDLLSVESGIHSNRLFYEVTGVGSDIELGPELTSNSGRYNGENLYFKPPTATDNPPDAWNGMYRTIGRCNVIIDAFEKNAAYIAADKTKPSDLTHLYGEAIAIRATMYFELTRNWGDVIYFTKPITSEADYKEAVVTDRSIIQEGELANLIKVEPLMYKLNTKANTTAATRMTQEYVQGLIGRLALIRGGYALRPPSYTGDGEVLQSHPTRGKMVRRSDYKTYYTMANTYLKKLVYSGNATLVTTDSRTPSAKFSNPFQAVFQAGMDYKFSPEMIFEVSQIAGVTTTERPYAFGRPSGGGGTAYPPKAYGQMRFFPTYYFGMFDNKDLRRDVTVTTTGLGGSADEKMISFKKGSTIAGGGLSLNKWDYSRMTDKTNAIKQRITGINAPYMRLGDMILLLAETYSVLGDDANAKAELLKVRKRAFLSTDPEYTAKTTTYVNSKSGATLLAAIQDERAFELGGEGQRKMDLVRWGLLGKKVNELQSQMTAMADALRASGSYTFPNGNVISDYIYTKDVKLTDAQALGLNDILTGNTYVSETDPLYPLLFPGWRGTATDWVAPSTTTLKKTMLAIKGLFKPLTSTEATAAIAAGYKKVNYGVDLVSDVTKPWEVNVNGVFGGYLPADFTANYSPLYLVAIPAETIRVSGGKVSNNYGFPNQ
- a CDS encoding 3'-5' exonuclease is translated as MTFTAIDFETATAYHPCSVGIVTVENGVVVDEYVTLIKPPKNEYSHFTIAVHGIYPRDTVNAKTFAQVYPEIKKRLQNRIVVAHNESFDRNVLVKSMALYGLDYEELNIGSRWECTVKIYKAKGLKPTKLSDCCREMNIKLNHHEALSDARACAKLYLLR
- a CDS encoding DUF2851 family protein, whose protein sequence is MKEDFLHYLWKFKKFDTLNLKTFNGEEITIINVGQYLELAGPDFFNAQISIGNQKWAGNVEIHLKSSDWYVHHHERDEAYENVILHVVWEHDTEIFRKNNTEIPVLELKKYVDTETISNYQSLTTPKSWIFCEKQLAEIPQFIVKNWQERLFFERLERKSNPIFELLEQTNHDWEGVLFCLLAKNFGLNANGEIFLKIAQSIPFSIIRKESFEGENLEALLLGNAGLLDSEKEDNYFKDLKFRYFYLLHKYQLEKKIIEPVQFFKHRPDNFPTIRLSQLAGLYHGQQNLFSKISVLTSIQAIYETFDISASDYWQSHYQFDKESPKKKKHLSKSFIDLIMINTIIPLQFAYAKSRGREISEDLIQILEDVAPEKNAIMDKFSSFGIKSRNAFESQSLLQLKNEYCNKSRCLDCAIGTELLKKS
- a CDS encoding PspC domain-containing protein, with product MSAVIQLKYFFEKYGFHVSSRLADKLGMRVTSVRLFFIYISFVTAGLWFGVYLTLAFWIRLKDLVRAKRTSVFDL
- a CDS encoding amino acid permease; translation: MSIWKRKPLNQLLAEAADSEKGLKKTLSASGLVALGVGAIIGAGLFSITGLAASANAGPAITISFLVAAFGCVFAGLCYAEFSSMIPVAGSAYTYSFATMGEFVAWIIGWDLVLEYAVGAATVSISWSRYLGKFLEGYGIHIPDAYLLSPFEGGIINVPAVLIVMIMSFLLIRGTQESSFVNGIIVLLKVSVVLVFIAVGWQYIRPENYTPYIPENTGNFGEFGFSGIIRAAAIVFFAYIGFDAVSTAAQEAKNPKRDMPIGILLSLGICTVLYILFAHVMTGVVNYQAFAGKDGIAPVAVAVEAMGNAGPDGMITPAYPWLNNAILLAILGGYSSVILVMLMGQSRVFFSMSKDGLMPKVFSEVHPKFRTPAKNNLLFMIIVSLFAAFVPARVVGEMTSIGTLFAFILVCVGVLIMRKKMPEAPRGFKTPFVPFVPIAGIAVCLFMMVFLPLDTWIRLIVWMMIGFDLYLFYGMKNSHLNKGHFSLNSYKTVAASGLGMVLALIVIAFIHHNDPTIDDHFLFYFSLFFAALHALIYAYSFKKSRLAI
- a CDS encoding ComEA family DNA-binding protein, whose protein sequence is MNFKTIKSSFTFSRGQRVGIFLLFAIIIALQLAYFFVDFSSVSNDSPEKQKWLSLQPQIDSMKQDKLNYVPKIYPFNPNFISDYKCYKLGMSVPEIDRLLAFRKQNKYVNSPEEFQAVTKVSDSLLNAISPYFKFPDWVQHKKQFKEYKNYSNMAFAKKEKITIIDINQATQEDLIKIYGIGEAISLRILKFKENLGGFVSMEQMKDVWGLSPEVIENLNSHFKVAVLPNVKKVDINNASIKELSQFPYFNYQLAKQIVTFRSMNGDFKNVDDLTKIKGLSIEKAKIIALYLNF
- a CDS encoding acyl-CoA dehydrogenase family protein, with product MNFDYSETQTMIAESARDFAEKYIRPHIMEWDESQKFPVPLFKKMGKMGFMGVLVPEELGGSGLGYHEYIAVVEEISKVDPSIGLSVAAHNSLCTNHILTFGNEEQKKKWIPKLASGEHIGAWGLTEHGTGSDAGGMNTTAVKDGDYWIVNGSKNFITHGISGEIAVVIVRTGNKGDSRGMTAFVFEKGMPGFTSGKKANKLGMRASETAELFFDNCRIPDANRLGEVGEGFIQSMKILDGGRISIGALSLGIAKGAYEASLKYSKERHQFGKAISEFQAIAFKLADMATEIEASELLLHKAAFLKNKSRNMTTLGAMSKMYSSEVCVKVSTDAIQIHGGYGYTKDYPVEKFFRDSKLCTIGEGTTEIQKLVISRNILK
- the rpsU gene encoding 30S ribosomal protein S21 → MLIIPIKDGENIDRALKRYKRKFDKTGTVRQLRARTAFIKPSVTNRAKIQKAAYIQNMRDNIENS